In the genome of Actinomycetota bacterium, the window ATAGAGGTGTTGAAGCTGATCGAAGAGAAGCTGAAAAATAAGGGTTTAAATGTAATCCGCACGCCCTTTGGTTGGTTCAATACTTTGGAAATTAAAGCCATCCCATCTCTCAATTATGAGGATAACAATATCGAAGTTGTGGATGTGGAGACTATGGAGCAAATCTTCACCG includes:
- a CDS encoding threonyl-tRNA synthetase editing domain-containing protein gives rise to the protein MEVLKLIEEKLKNKGLNVIRTPFGWFNTLEIKAIPSLNYEDNNIEVVDVETMEQIFTVETSTHTQ